A single Sporomusaceae bacterium DNA region contains:
- a CDS encoding prepilin peptidase: MFELIIFLLGLAVGSFLNVCVYRLPAGESVVSPPSHCRACGVRLGPADLIPVLSYILRRGRCRSCGATFSARYALVELATGALFVWCFFVFGLGSSLIKALVLTSFLVVITLIDFDHQLIYDKVLVWLAGAGVAINLSFAYAPLWGSALTLPVGLLDMLLGGLLGGGLLLAIAVITRGGMGGGDVKFAAALGLWFGWQHTLLALFLSFLAGGLGGGALLLLRLRKRKDLIPFGPFIAAGAFVTLLYGPDIVAWYAGHFLRR; encoded by the coding sequence TTGTTTGAACTTATCATCTTCCTTCTCGGCCTGGCGGTGGGCAGCTTTCTCAATGTCTGCGTCTACCGCCTGCCGGCCGGGGAGTCGGTTGTCAGCCCGCCCTCGCACTGCCGCGCCTGCGGCGTCCGCCTCGGGCCAGCCGATCTCATCCCCGTCCTCAGCTACATCCTCCGCCGCGGCCGCTGCCGGTCGTGCGGCGCTACCTTCTCCGCCCGCTACGCCCTGGTCGAGCTTGCGACCGGCGCGCTGTTCGTGTGGTGTTTCTTTGTTTTCGGCCTTGGGTCGTCGCTCATTAAAGCCCTTGTCCTGACATCCTTCCTCGTCGTCATCACCCTCATCGACTTCGACCACCAGCTCATCTACGACAAAGTCCTCGTATGGCTTGCCGGAGCCGGTGTCGCGATAAACCTTTCCTTTGCGTACGCGCCGCTGTGGGGCTCGGCGCTTACCCTGCCCGTCGGTCTCCTCGACATGCTCCTCGGCGGCCTCCTCGGCGGCGGCCTGCTGCTGGCCATCGCCGTCATCACCCGCGGCGGCATGGGCGGGGGCGACGTCAAGTTCGCCGCCGCGCTCGGCCTGTGGTTCGGCTGGCAGCACACCCTGCTGGCGCTCTTCCTGTCCTTCCTCGCCGGCGGCCTCGGCGGCGGGGCGCTGCTGCTGCTCAGGCTCAGGAAGCGCAAAGACCTCATCCCCTTCGGGCCGTTCATCGCCGCCGGCGCGTTCGTCACCCTCCTCTACGGCCCGGATATCGTTGCCTGGTACGCGGGCCATTTCCTCAGACGCTGA
- a CDS encoding TldD/PmbA family protein: protein MLDRRVFSDVLATALRRGGDFADIFVENRATTMVSCEENRIERVKTGADCGAGVRVISGDTTAYAYTNKITADELIKVADVASRAAKVSARDVSIDLKAVRPTVDLDIAVMPDSVPVDDKVAVVSAADAAAREVDERIKQVIVVYGDVIQDVTIANSLGRLVEDRRVRTRLSVNAVAADGGQIQTGFEAIGGTQGFELARRDACEAVAREAARRAVSSLEAKPAPAGRMPVVMAGVAGGTMVHEACGHGLEADLVQKGLSVYAGRRGEQVAARGITVVDDGTLPHRYGTLRFDDEGFPAQKTVLIADGVLKGFMYDYLTAGRDKVDTTGNGRRESFEHKPIPRMRNTYIAAGKEDPAVVIGSVKNGLLVKKMGGGQVNTVNGDFVFDVAEGYLIRDGKVAHAVRGATLAGNGPEVLRQIDMVGSDFGFSIGTCGKDGQGAPVSDAQPTIRIPEIVVGGTDHSGR, encoded by the coding sequence ATGCTAGACCGGAGGGTGTTCAGCGACGTTTTGGCCACCGCCTTGCGGCGCGGCGGCGATTTTGCCGACATATTCGTGGAAAACCGGGCCACTACTATGGTGTCCTGCGAAGAGAACAGGATCGAGCGCGTCAAGACAGGCGCCGACTGCGGCGCCGGCGTGCGCGTCATCTCGGGCGACACCACTGCGTACGCCTACACAAATAAGATCACCGCCGACGAGCTCATCAAAGTGGCCGACGTAGCCAGCCGCGCCGCCAAGGTGTCGGCGCGCGACGTCAGCATCGACCTCAAGGCGGTCAGGCCGACGGTCGACCTGGACATCGCCGTCATGCCCGACTCGGTTCCCGTCGACGACAAAGTGGCGGTGGTGTCCGCCGCCGATGCGGCGGCCCGGGAGGTCGACGAGCGGATTAAACAGGTGATAGTGGTATACGGGGACGTTATCCAGGACGTGACCATCGCCAACTCGCTTGGTCGGCTGGTTGAGGACCGCCGGGTGCGGACCCGGCTGTCGGTGAACGCCGTCGCCGCCGATGGCGGACAGATCCAGACCGGGTTCGAAGCCATCGGCGGCACGCAGGGCTTCGAACTGGCGAGACGCGACGCTTGCGAAGCTGTGGCCCGCGAGGCTGCCCGCCGGGCGGTCTCCTCGCTCGAGGCTAAACCCGCTCCCGCCGGCAGGATGCCGGTCGTCATGGCCGGCGTTGCCGGCGGCACCATGGTCCACGAAGCCTGCGGCCATGGTCTGGAAGCCGATCTTGTCCAGAAAGGCCTGTCGGTCTACGCCGGCCGCCGGGGAGAACAGGTGGCCGCCCGCGGCATCACCGTGGTTGACGACGGCACCTTGCCGCACCGTTACGGTACGCTGCGCTTCGACGACGAAGGTTTCCCCGCCCAGAAGACCGTCCTGATCGCCGACGGCGTACTCAAAGGCTTCATGTACGACTACCTGACAGCCGGGCGCGACAAGGTCGACACCACCGGCAACGGGCGGCGCGAATCTTTCGAGCACAAGCCCATCCCCCGCATGCGTAACACCTATATCGCCGCCGGCAAGGAAGACCCGGCCGTCGTCATCGGTTCGGTCAAGAACGGCCTGCTGGTCAAGAAGATGGGCGGCGGCCAGGTCAATACCGTCAACGGCGACTTTGTCTTCGACGTCGCCGAGGGTTACCTCATCAGGGACGGGAAAGTGGCCCACGCCGTACGGGGTGCGACCCTCGCCGGCAACGGACCGGAAGTGCTCCGCCAGATCGACATGGTGGGCAGCGATTTCGGCTTCTCCATCGGCACCTGCGGCAAAGATGGCCAAGGGGCGCCGGTATCGGACGCGCAGCCGACGATACGCATTCCCGAGATCGTCGTCGGCGGCACCGACCACTCCGGCCGTTGA
- a CDS encoding shikimate kinase, whose product MKNIVLIGFMGTGKSCTGRLLAGRLGRPFIDVDRKIEQESGLAIGEIFAKHGEAYFRAREKDVIARVARHRKAVIATGGGVVLDAENMQRLRSGGVIICLTASVQTILERTGRRNTRPLLARPDREEIVARMLAERAPLYAQAAFILDTSNIPPRMAAEKIIAFLRQEGHIYGRS is encoded by the coding sequence ATGAAGAACATCGTGCTCATCGGCTTCATGGGGACGGGCAAGAGCTGCACCGGCCGGCTGCTGGCCGGCCGTCTCGGCCGCCCTTTCATCGACGTCGACCGCAAGATTGAACAGGAAAGCGGCCTCGCCATCGGCGAAATCTTCGCCAAGCACGGCGAGGCATACTTCAGAGCCAGGGAAAAGGACGTGATCGCCCGCGTTGCCCGCCACCGGAAAGCCGTTATCGCCACCGGCGGCGGCGTCGTGCTCGATGCGGAAAACATGCAGAGGCTGCGCTCCGGCGGCGTGATAATTTGCCTGACCGCTTCCGTCCAGACCATCCTGGAGCGAACGGGACGGAGGAATACCCGCCCGCTCCTCGCCCGGCCCGATCGCGAGGAGATCGTCGCCCGGATGCTGGCCGAGCGGGCTCCCCTGTACGCCCAGGCCGCTTTCATCCTCGACACGAGCAACATCCCGCCCCGGATGGCGGCGGAGAAAATCATCGCCTTTCTCAGGCAGGAGGGGCATATCTATGGCCGAAGTTAA
- the aroB gene encoding 3-dehydroquinate synthase, giving the protein MAEVNVSLTGGGYAIHIVPGGLDLLGDLVRRLKLGDRALAVTDANVADLYGDRALAALRRAGMRADLAVIPPGEESKSLAVAEGLYSKAIDGGLDRKSPIIAVGGGVVGDLAGFVAATYLRGVPFIQVPTTLLAQVDSSVGGKVAVNHPAGKNLIGAFYQPRLVVADTAVLATLPARELASGLAEVVKYGVIADAAFFAWLDANSEAILAREAGVIGEIVRRSCEIKAAVVEQDEKESHLRMILNFGHTIGHAVEAATGFARYTHGEGVAIGMYGAARLSNILGRCGPETVENIAALLRRLGLPTAARGCRGEDLAAYLARDKKSVDGAVNWVLPDEIGRVAISAEVPEGAVRQVLAEIT; this is encoded by the coding sequence ATGGCCGAAGTTAACGTCAGCCTGACCGGCGGCGGGTACGCCATCCATATCGTCCCCGGCGGGCTCGACCTGCTGGGCGACCTTGTCCGCCGCCTCAAACTGGGCGACCGCGCCCTGGCGGTGACGGACGCCAATGTCGCCGATCTTTACGGCGACCGCGCCCTGGCCGCCCTCCGGCGGGCGGGTATGCGCGCCGACCTGGCGGTAATACCGCCGGGGGAGGAATCGAAATCGTTGGCCGTAGCGGAGGGCCTCTACAGCAAGGCGATCGACGGCGGGCTTGACCGCAAATCGCCGATTATCGCCGTCGGCGGCGGAGTCGTGGGCGACCTGGCCGGGTTTGTGGCCGCCACCTACCTTAGAGGCGTGCCCTTCATCCAGGTGCCGACCACCCTTCTAGCGCAGGTCGATTCCAGCGTCGGCGGCAAGGTGGCTGTCAACCATCCCGCCGGCAAGAACCTCATCGGCGCTTTCTATCAGCCGCGCCTGGTGGTAGCCGACACCGCCGTGCTGGCGACCCTGCCGGCCCGCGAACTGGCCTCCGGTCTGGCGGAAGTCGTCAAATACGGCGTCATCGCCGACGCCGCCTTCTTTGCCTGGCTGGACGCCAACAGCGAGGCCATCCTGGCGCGCGAGGCCGGGGTTATCGGCGAGATTGTCCGCCGCTCCTGCGAGATCAAGGCTGCGGTCGTCGAACAGGACGAGAAGGAAAGTCATCTCAGAATGATCCTCAATTTCGGCCACACCATCGGCCACGCTGTCGAAGCGGCCACCGGCTTCGCCCGCTACACCCACGGCGAGGGCGTGGCCATCGGCATGTACGGCGCCGCCCGCCTGAGCAACATCCTCGGCCGTTGCGGGCCGGAGACGGTCGAGAACATTGCCGCCCTCCTCCGGCGCCTCGGTTTGCCGACGGCCGCCCGCGGCTGCCGCGGGGAAGACCTTGCGGCCTATCTGGCCAGAGACAAGAAAAGCGTCGACGGAGCCGTCAACTGGGTGCTGCCCGACGAAATCGGCCGCGTCGCCATCAGCGCCGAAGTGCCGGAGGGTGCGGTCCGCCAGGTGTTGGCGGAAATAACGTAA
- a CDS encoding prepilin-type N-terminal cleavage/methylation domain-containing protein: MMNFRRNVKNNKGFTLVELIVVIAVIGVLAAIAIPKIASSADAARGAKLQADLRTIDTACMMALANGGTITAGDVDAPVTTYLQAVPVPPTGNFTATKTTTAAAITGTKYQVTAAGRATIDIGGTDKMAEDL, encoded by the coding sequence TTGATGAATTTTAGACGTAATGTAAAAAATAATAAAGGCTTTACGTTAGTTGAGCTAATCGTCGTAATTGCCGTAATCGGCGTTCTGGCCGCAATTGCGATACCCAAGATCGCTAGTTCCGCAGATGCTGCTCGGGGTGCGAAGCTTCAGGCTGATTTAAGGACCATCGACACGGCATGCATGATGGCACTCGCGAATGGTGGAACGATTACAGCCGGCGACGTAGATGCTCCAGTAACCACATATCTGCAAGCAGTGCCGGTTCCGCCTACGGGAAACTTTACTGCTACTAAAACGACTACTGCCGCCGCAATAACCGGCACTAAATACCAAGTAACCGCAGCAGGTAGGGCAACCATCGATATCGGCGGAACTGACAAAATGGCTGAAGATCTCTAA
- the aroC gene encoding chorismate synthase: MFRFLTAGESHGPCLTAVIEGLPAGLPVDLAAVNRDLARRQQGYGRGGRMRIEKDEAEVLSGLRFGRTLGSPLTLAIKNRDWANWQERMSPSGPAAGEAVTAPRPGHADLAGIQKYGHDDIRNILERASARETAARVAVGAVARQLLTALGVTVAAHVVAVGGVSAARRAYAAGDIGTLTADSPLFCADKTAEAAMMAAVDAAKTRGDTLGGVFEVVVSGLPPGLGSHVQWDRRLDAALAAALMSIPAVKGVEIGEGFANAALPGSQAHDEIFYDPARGYFRKTNRAGGVEGGISTGEDLVVRAVMKPIPTLMAPLASVDIATKAATRANTERSDVCAVPAAAVVGEAVVAIVLAGAVLEKFGGDHLGDLLAAVEQYRRRLDGGPR; encoded by the coding sequence ATGTTCCGTTTCCTGACCGCCGGCGAATCCCACGGGCCGTGCCTGACGGCCGTCATCGAAGGCCTGCCCGCCGGCCTGCCCGTGGACCTGGCCGCCGTGAACCGCGACCTGGCCCGCCGCCAGCAGGGCTACGGCCGGGGCGGCCGCATGCGCATCGAAAAGGATGAGGCCGAGGTGCTGTCCGGCCTGCGCTTCGGGCGCACCCTGGGCAGCCCGCTGACGCTGGCCATAAAGAACCGCGATTGGGCCAACTGGCAGGAACGGATGTCGCCATCCGGCCCGGCGGCGGGGGAGGCGGTCACCGCGCCGCGGCCCGGCCACGCCGACCTGGCGGGTATACAAAAATACGGCCATGACGATATCCGCAACATCCTCGAACGGGCCAGCGCCCGGGAAACGGCGGCCCGCGTCGCCGTGGGCGCCGTCGCCCGTCAGCTCCTGACGGCCCTCGGCGTCACCGTGGCCGCCCACGTCGTCGCCGTCGGCGGCGTGTCCGCAGCCCGCCGCGCATACGCGGCGGGCGATATCGGTACCCTTACCGCGGACTCGCCGCTCTTCTGCGCCGACAAGACGGCCGAAGCGGCGATGATGGCGGCCGTCGACGCGGCCAAGACGCGCGGCGACACCCTTGGCGGCGTATTCGAGGTCGTGGTGTCCGGACTGCCGCCCGGCCTGGGCAGCCATGTACAGTGGGACCGCCGCCTCGACGCGGCGCTCGCCGCGGCCCTGATGTCGATTCCGGCCGTCAAGGGCGTCGAGATAGGGGAGGGGTTCGCCAACGCCGCCCTGCCCGGCAGCCAGGCCCACGACGAGATTTTTTACGACCCCGCCCGCGGTTACTTCCGTAAGACCAACCGGGCCGGAGGCGTGGAAGGCGGCATCTCGACCGGCGAAGACCTTGTGGTCCGGGCGGTGATGAAACCCATCCCGACCCTCATGGCGCCGCTGGCGTCGGTGGACATCGCCACCAAGGCGGCCACCCGCGCCAACACCGAGCGCAGCGACGTCTGCGCCGTGCCTGCCGCCGCGGTGGTGGGCGAAGCGGTTGTGGCCATCGTCCTTGCCGGGGCGGTGCTGGAGAAATTCGGCGGCGACCACCTCGGCGACCTGCTCGCTGCGGTGGAGCAATACCGTCGGCGCCTGGACGGCGGACCGCGATGA
- the pilO gene encoding type 4a pilus biogenesis protein PilO → MAITLPKELSLKHKLMLFAFVTVLVAVVAWSFVFQQQRLRLVELDGRYRSEKRQVDAIEAHVLAHPDPAKHMAELDIRRRVVDRALPETPGVSDFLVIVEKAARASGVQIMHIKPAAVVSRNNYQETPLDILVRGDFFQTAGFLKQLEDAPRFNSVNSLAMNMKLGGGLETKMQVVIYSVKK, encoded by the coding sequence GTGGCGATCACGCTGCCAAAAGAGCTCTCCCTAAAACATAAGCTGATGTTGTTCGCTTTCGTCACCGTGCTGGTCGCCGTCGTGGCCTGGTCTTTCGTTTTCCAGCAGCAGCGGCTCCGGCTCGTCGAGCTTGACGGCCGCTACCGCAGCGAGAAGCGGCAGGTGGATGCGATCGAAGCCCATGTGCTCGCCCATCCCGATCCCGCTAAGCACATGGCCGAGCTCGACATCAGGCGGCGGGTCGTAGACCGGGCGCTGCCCGAGACGCCGGGCGTCAGCGACTTCCTCGTCATCGTCGAGAAGGCGGCCCGCGCCAGCGGCGTCCAGATCATGCACATCAAGCCCGCCGCGGTCGTCAGCCGCAACAACTACCAGGAAACGCCGCTCGACATCCTCGTCAGGGGCGACTTTTTCCAGACCGCGGGCTTCCTCAAGCAGCTCGAGGACGCGCCGCGCTTCAACTCCGTCAATTCCCTGGCGATGAATATGAAGCTGGGGGGCGGGCTGGAGACTAAGATGCAGGTGGTAATCTACAGCGTCAAAAAATAA
- a CDS encoding PilN domain-containing protein — translation MIRINLLPLAERQPKWRTGRIFGALIFLVLGVFLSVWGYFQFMLVHTERNLEEAKNRHQLLRPSREAMLAANAKQQGIDAKDNVLIALTRERTSWYAILTQLGAKTPPELWFTDLTVDKGLLKLTGMAKSTPDLAAFMRKLEQDDLFAEPTLVKAERDITTFATKFEITLKIKGR, via the coding sequence ATGATCCGCATCAACCTTCTGCCGCTGGCCGAGCGCCAGCCCAAGTGGCGGACCGGCCGGATTTTCGGCGCCCTTATTTTCCTCGTCCTCGGCGTTTTCCTGAGCGTCTGGGGTTATTTCCAGTTCATGCTTGTCCACACCGAGCGCAACCTGGAGGAAGCGAAAAACCGCCACCAGCTCCTGCGCCCGTCCCGCGAGGCCATGCTGGCGGCCAACGCCAAGCAGCAGGGCATCGACGCTAAGGATAACGTGCTCATCGCCCTCACCCGCGAGCGCACATCCTGGTACGCCATCCTCACCCAGCTCGGGGCCAAGACGCCTCCCGAACTGTGGTTCACCGACCTTACGGTCGATAAGGGTCTCCTGAAGCTTACCGGGATGGCCAAGAGCACCCCGGATCTGGCCGCCTTCATGCGCAAGCTGGAGCAGGACGACCTGTTCGCCGAGCCGACATTGGTCAAGGCGGAACGGGACATTACCACCTTTGCGACCAAATTCGAGATCACCCTTAAGATCAAGGGGAGGTAA
- a CDS encoding type II secretion system F family protein, giving the protein MSKTFAYRAKDRTGQLLTGSLVAENEAAVAAYIRNQGYFVTQIRPAADSGSALRGLADIFNPVSSKDLAIFCRQFATMVDAGLSLTVSLGVMVDQTGNARLKAAVKDILVKVQEGETMSRAMQNHPGVFPDIMASMVEAGEVGGVLDVVLERLAVHFEKESKLTANVKSALTYPAVIMTFAAAAIVFILLFVLPRFVQIFASLKVTLPAPTRALLTISAFLNEYGLLLAAGIAVIIYGLRIYLRQPQGQRLLDEFILHVPVMGALWRKIAVARFSRTLSTLLRGGVPIIAALEVVKKTAGNRLMARAITAAQEGVSEGLGLAATLGASGVFPPMVVQMAAVGEETGEVDKMLEKVADFYENDIDDTVNRLSSLLGPILIGVLGVVIGMIVFSILMPLFDIITSIGK; this is encoded by the coding sequence GTGTCAAAGACTTTCGCTTATAGAGCCAAGGACCGCACCGGCCAACTGCTCACCGGCTCGCTCGTCGCCGAAAACGAGGCGGCCGTGGCGGCCTACATAAGAAACCAGGGCTATTTCGTCACCCAGATCAGGCCGGCCGCCGACAGCGGTTCAGCCCTCCGGGGGCTTGCCGATATCTTCAACCCCGTTAGCTCCAAGGATCTGGCTATCTTTTGCCGCCAGTTCGCGACCATGGTCGACGCCGGCCTCTCCCTCACCGTCAGCCTCGGCGTCATGGTCGACCAGACCGGCAATGCCCGCCTCAAGGCGGCGGTCAAGGACATCCTCGTCAAGGTCCAGGAAGGCGAGACCATGTCGCGGGCCATGCAGAACCACCCCGGCGTCTTCCCGGACATCATGGCCAGCATGGTCGAAGCCGGCGAGGTCGGCGGCGTACTCGACGTCGTCCTGGAGCGCCTGGCCGTCCATTTTGAAAAAGAGAGCAAGCTGACCGCCAATGTCAAATCGGCCCTCACCTACCCGGCGGTGATTATGACCTTCGCGGCGGCGGCGATAGTATTTATCCTCCTCTTCGTTTTACCGCGTTTCGTGCAGATATTTGCTAGCCTGAAGGTGACCCTCCCTGCCCCAACCCGCGCCCTGTTGACGATCAGCGCCTTCTTGAACGAATATGGTCTATTGCTAGCTGCCGGGATCGCCGTCATCATCTACGGGTTGCGGATTTATCTGCGCCAACCACAGGGGCAGCGGTTGCTTGATGAGTTCATCCTGCATGTGCCGGTCATGGGCGCCCTTTGGCGCAAGATTGCCGTCGCCCGCTTCAGCCGCACCCTCAGCACGCTGCTGCGCGGCGGCGTGCCCATCATCGCCGCCCTGGAGGTCGTCAAAAAGACTGCCGGCAACCGCCTCATGGCCCGCGCCATCACCGCCGCCCAGGAAGGCGTCAGCGAAGGACTCGGTCTGGCCGCTACCCTAGGAGCGTCGGGTGTTTTCCCGCCGATGGTCGTGCAGATGGCGGCGGTGGGTGAGGAGACGGGCGAGGTGGACAAGATGCTCGAGAAAGTCGCTGACTTTTACGAGAACGACATCGACGACACTGTCAATCGCCTTAGCAGCTTGTTGGGACCTATCTTAATTGGGGTGCTAGGAGTGGTTATCGGGATGATTGTCTTCTCCATCCTCATGCCGCTCTTTGACATAATCACCAGTATTGGCAAGTAA
- the pilM gene encoding type IV pilus assembly protein PilM, protein MRNILRSLFARQTDNVLGVDVGTSAVKIVQIDRRKGRPLLKAVGVVDLPPGIVENGACRDVKALAAILRQAVGTSGASIRDAALAIGVPALFVREISFPPLSPDELREAVKWDSEKYVPFAPGTYYYDYAVTDRATSELEMRVMLAAAPREAVDDLVAAVKAAGLRPAAIDAEPIAIYRTLPAAGNALVVDIGAELSHATIFQDGAPVVARPVPISGQRFTEVIMEAFELGQTEAERLKQRQKGLLFRPGTQDDTSAVHRRFELLVTEAAREAQRTIEYYRIQNKEAIIDKAFLTGGGAALENIVHYFSAQLDVPVVIHDPLAPFDIAGSFDPQYVRSLGGRLGVAVGLALRGGEE, encoded by the coding sequence ATGCGGAACATCCTGCGGTCCCTGTTTGCCCGTCAGACGGATAACGTACTCGGCGTCGACGTCGGCACCAGCGCCGTCAAGATCGTCCAGATCGACCGCCGCAAGGGCCGGCCCCTGCTGAAGGCCGTCGGCGTCGTGGATCTGCCGCCCGGCATTGTGGAGAACGGCGCGTGTCGCGACGTCAAAGCCCTGGCGGCTATTTTGCGTCAGGCCGTGGGCACCAGCGGGGCCAGCATCCGCGACGCGGCGCTGGCCATCGGCGTGCCTGCCCTTTTTGTGCGCGAAATCTCTTTTCCGCCCCTCAGCCCCGATGAACTGCGCGAGGCTGTGAAATGGGACAGCGAAAAATACGTCCCCTTCGCCCCTGGCACATATTACTACGACTACGCCGTCACCGACCGCGCCACGAGCGAGCTTGAGATGCGGGTCATGCTCGCCGCCGCGCCCCGCGAAGCCGTCGACGATCTGGTGGCCGCGGTCAAAGCCGCCGGTCTCCGTCCGGCGGCCATCGACGCCGAGCCCATCGCCATCTACCGCACGCTGCCGGCCGCCGGCAACGCCCTGGTGGTCGACATCGGCGCCGAGCTTTCCCACGCCACCATCTTCCAGGACGGCGCCCCGGTGGTGGCCCGTCCCGTGCCCATCAGCGGCCAGCGGTTCACTGAGGTCATTATGGAAGCGTTCGAACTCGGCCAGACGGAAGCCGAGCGCCTCAAGCAGCGTCAGAAGGGGCTGCTCTTCCGTCCCGGCACTCAGGATGACACGTCCGCCGTCCACCGCCGCTTCGAGCTGCTCGTCACCGAGGCGGCCCGCGAGGCGCAGCGCACCATCGAGTATTACCGCATCCAGAACAAAGAGGCGATCATCGATAAAGCCTTTCTTACCGGCGGCGGCGCCGCCCTGGAGAACATCGTCCACTATTTCTCCGCCCAGCTCGACGTCCCGGTGGTCATCCACGACCCCCTGGCGCCGTTCGACATCGCCGGCAGCTTCGATCCCCAGTATGTCCGCAGCCTCGGCGGCCGCCTTGGCGTGGCCGTCGGCCTCGCGCTGAGGGGAGGGGAAGAATGA
- a CDS encoding late competence development ComFB family protein — MELINYMETLVWQYLPEQLANHADICNCKHCQYDIAALALNFLPPRYVVTDKGQTLTKVKSLDQQFYVDIVAALTNAIILVKARPHHHRADE, encoded by the coding sequence ATGGAACTCATCAACTACATGGAAACCCTCGTCTGGCAGTACCTCCCCGAGCAGCTCGCCAACCACGCCGACATCTGCAACTGCAAGCACTGCCAGTACGACATCGCGGCCTTGGCGCTCAATTTTCTGCCGCCCCGCTACGTCGTCACCGACAAGGGCCAGACGCTGACCAAGGTCAAATCCCTCGACCAGCAGTTCTATGTCGACATCGTCGCCGCGCTCACCAACGCCATCATTCTCGTAAAGGCGCGGCCCCACCACCACCGGGCCGATGAGTAG
- a CDS encoding type IV pilus twitching motility protein PilT, giving the protein MQSLLREAVARKASDLHITVGIPPVLRINGDLVRTDRPALRPADTAALLTAIAAENHRAVFDERGEVDFSYAIPGFSRFRVNAFRQRGATAIVVRVVAEQVPTLAELGHPETVKTLARKPRGLVLVTGPTGSGKSTTLAAMIDLVNRERACHVVTLEDPIEYLHRHDRSIINQREIHADTHSFAAALRSALREDPDVILVGEMRDPETIATAITAAETGHLVLATLHTGDAAQTIDRIIDGFPPYQQQQIRVQLSLTLQGIIAQQLLPLKGGSGRVAALEILLATPAVRNIIREGKTHQLASVIQTGAKNGMQTMDNALRDLCRRGLVSTDEALARAADPETLLKLING; this is encoded by the coding sequence ATGCAATCCCTTCTGCGCGAAGCGGTGGCCCGCAAAGCCTCCGACCTGCATATAACGGTGGGCATCCCGCCCGTCCTCAGGATCAACGGCGACCTCGTCCGCACCGACCGGCCGGCCCTCAGGCCCGCCGACACCGCCGCGCTCCTCACGGCCATCGCCGCCGAGAACCACCGCGCCGTCTTCGACGAACGGGGCGAAGTCGACTTTTCCTACGCTATCCCCGGCTTCAGCCGTTTCCGCGTAAACGCCTTCCGCCAGCGGGGCGCCACCGCCATCGTCGTCCGCGTCGTCGCCGAGCAGGTGCCGACGCTGGCCGAACTCGGCCACCCCGAAACGGTCAAAACCCTGGCCCGCAAGCCGCGCGGCCTGGTGCTCGTCACCGGCCCCACCGGCAGCGGCAAATCCACGACTTTGGCGGCCATGATCGACCTCGTCAACCGCGAACGGGCCTGCCATGTCGTCACCCTCGAAGACCCGATCGAATACCTCCATCGGCACGACCGCAGCATCATCAACCAGCGGGAAATCCACGCCGATACCCATTCCTTCGCCGCCGCCCTGCGGTCGGCTCTGCGCGAGGACCCCGACGTCATCCTCGTCGGCGAGATGCGCGACCCGGAGACGATCGCCACCGCCATCACCGCCGCCGAGACCGGCCACCTCGTGCTGGCCACCCTCCATACCGGCGACGCCGCCCAGACCATCGACCGCATCATCGACGGCTTCCCGCCCTACCAGCAGCAGCAGATCCGCGTCCAGCTGTCGCTTACCCTCCAGGGCATAATCGCCCAGCAGCTCCTGCCCCTCAAGGGCGGCAGCGGCCGGGTCGCGGCCCTCGAAATCCTCCTCGCCACCCCTGCGGTGCGCAACATCATCCGCGAGGGCAAGACCCACCAGCTAGCCTCCGTCATCCAGACAGGCGCGAAAAACGGCATGCAGACGATGGACAACGCCCTGCGCGACCTGTGCCGCCGCGGCCTGGTCAGCACCGACGAAGCGCTGGCGCGGGCCGCCGACCCTGAAACGCTGTTGAAATTAATCAACGGATAG